In Epinephelus lanceolatus isolate andai-2023 chromosome 7, ASM4190304v1, whole genome shotgun sequence, the genomic stretch AAGTGAAATGTAACACTCTGAAATAGTGCATGACGggtgatgaaataaaaagcctaatgtaatgtaatgggGACATTTTAAGAAGCTATGGGTAAACGCCTGACATTAAAGAGGCACTGACCGCAGCTCGTGTTATGTGTCAACTCATCCGCAGGTGCCAGTGTAGCTAAAGGaccaaactgaaaatgaaataagagACATGCCAGCCTGAAAGTAAACAGGCACTGCGCACACGGTGGTTACAGCTAGCGAACAGTGTTaaaatgaaaggaaacaaaTACCCAAGAACACCCCGAaataattttcattttacaaaCAAAAGGTCGTAAAAACAAAGATGATGGAAGTCAGTCAAAGGTGGCGGAGTACCTCTGATTATGCAGTCGCCTGGAAAGCGAAGTTCCTCTGGACTTTTCTTTGCTTTTGGCCGATCATGGGAAAGTTTGTCATCAGGTCACTCACATAAAAGTTGAACAGGATCGCAGAACAGGAGAGATGAATGCCAAGGTAAGATGACTAGACTGATCTGTTCAGTTCTTTCTTGTTTAACTCTATATCAGGTTATTATTGTTATGCGTTTTAAAGATATAAGAGTCCATTATAACAGCGAGGAAGTGAACAATAGAACAGATAGACtgttaatgtaaataaaatgtaaaaataatgtacaaTTAATAATGGTTATTGATTAAATTTGATCTGGATGTTTTCTgcataacaaaaaaatgttgtcaGTATCATGAAATCATTTCCTGATTATTTTATGTACATGCAGCTATTTCATTAACTTTGTCCACATGGATAAAAACGTAGCTAGTGGCTCTGTGTTACTTTGTTAATagtgagtttaaaatgtgtcttgatGTTGACTTCATTAATGCAAATTAGTGTGATTTTGTAATGACTGAGATTGAGGCATCATAACTGTTCTCTGTGGTGTAAGCCTGCAGTTTTGGTTATTGAGATGTTGCGttcttttccttttattttggttttatgtACTAATTTACTGTTATTCAGAtagtttacatgtttttgtgttgtcatATTAATGGACTTAAATTATAACATTTACTAATTGCAATATCAGTTAATGGCTTTTTGTGTCATTAACTTGAGACTTGAAATCTCTTTTGGCTTGTGCATTCAAGAGTTATCTGTACTGATTTTGCTCATTTGTTATTTCCCTcaatctctctgtctgtcaccacctcactttctctctctctttctctctttctccctctctctctctctccctctctctcgtcTTCTCTTTGTTATTCAGATGAAGTTGTTTATTGTCGGTATCATCTGTGCATTATGGCAAGTCAGTCATCAAAATCCAATGGGCCACTGGACTCTGATGCCCCACAGTATGTTTGATCTCTATGAAAACACATCACTCACTTCAGGTTTAAATAATTCTTCCTTAACCTCTTTAaatctctgtgtgtcctctgttagTTTTGGTCGTGGAGGTGGATGGCACTTTGGGCCAGCAGCCACTGAGCTGCCTGGAGTTTCCAGAGGATCTTACGGGAAGAGGTGGCATGAATGAGGATATTTTTTGGAGGAGGAACGGAGTGGAGGAAgaacagacaggaaacacatatctgctgcagctggaggaaaGCTTAGGAGGGGGAAACTACACCTGCCACCGCAAGGATGGATCGCTCCTCAATTACACTGTAGTCCTGATCCAAGAGGAAGAGACTAACAGGAGGAGGATCCTTGTGAAAAACGGCCAAGGTAGAGTCTAATTTAAAATAGAGCAGCTTGAATTAAgcacatttaaatttttttagcTGATAGTTTGtctcttgtttgtttattgtcttCCATCTCTGcttgtttatgttatttttcTCATTAGAAGATTATTTAGAGTGCTCTGCCCAAAATTACAACGGAGAGTTCCACTGCTCTTGGACCTGGCACAGCAGTCGCGTAGGCAAAGTGGCATTTATCAAAGCTCGACGGTAAGCTTCCAAACtgctgaaatgttttctgtttcGCTCTCCAATAATAACACACTGTTCAGACTCATGTCAAAGCTGAGACTACACAGTGACATCTATAAATACCTCCTTATGTAaggaaacaaatttaggatcaAGGTCACGTCATGGAATCAGCTCTcagataaaaaataatacagCTGTAAATGTTCCAGAATGATCTATGTTTTGCATCTATAATACTTATCAGTAACTGCTCTTCACCTGTTTGTCTTTGAAAAGTTGTCACATCTTCTTGGCATGAAAATCAAAGCCAAAATGATAAAAACCAGTGTGTGTTCTGAATTgagaaaaaacatattttttacacTATTTTATGCAGTGTGACTGACGACAGTGGCACCCAGTGTTCTGTGGATGCCAGCGGTCAAGATTGGACATGCTCTTCGGGTCAGAGTAACTTCAGATGTTCAGTGGACGACAGCGGACACAGGATCTTGTGCGTAGACGAGCAGCACTGCCCCTATGCTGAGGAGACCCAGCATATTCACATCAATGTCTACGTGACGACGGAGCATTTCCTGGTGGAGAACTACTCGAAACATTTTTACCTGTCAGAGATCtgtgagtttttatttttctgcacaTAAGACACTGCTCTTTTTCATCTGATTGTATCCTATCTTTGTTTTAATCTTTTGCTTTCACCCTCGATAGTGAAACCCGATAAGGTGAATATCAGTAAAGTCAACACCACGGTGATAGAGTGGAGTTACCCGAGCTCTTGGAGCAGTCCCTACTCCTACTTCCCCCTCACTTTCCAGATTGCACAGCTCAGGAGGGGTTGCAAAAGGTGTGACAACCCGTGCACTGGCTTAAAAGCCACTAAGGTGAGAGGAACCAGTTGATTGTAGTGTGAAttttatacaaaaaaagaaCTAAAGCACAAtggaaaatctttttttaaaatgtcaggtTTGCAATAAGATATTTGTGTCAAATGACAGGAAATCCCACAAGTCATCGAAGAACTGCACAAATGGGTACATGTTGCCTAACTTGAGTGATTCGATGTCATTTATTCTGATTTCTTAGACCCTGACAGTCCACTCGACAGACATTTGTCAGTTTGAAGTCAAGCACAAGGCTAAGGCCATCTGTGTCCGGGCTAAAGATGCTTTCTGTGACTCACAATGGAGCGAGTGGAGCCATATCAGGTCAGTGCCTCCAAGTGGTGTAAAGGGGGAGATTCAGCTTTCATTCCCCCTCTAAGGTGCTTACCAGTTATCATCAGGTTTTTCCAGCTTTTTTCAGCCACCTGACTCTCATCCTGCCAGAAAACATGTATACTTCCTTAGTAGTTTTAAGTCTCTGCCAAATTGTCTGTTGTCTTTTTTACCTCTTGGTTTCTTTAGGAAATATATTTCAACTGCTTTCTGTGGTGTCTTTTAATTGTCAAAGACTTTATAAAACTGGCATTTGTTTgagatattatttttatttttaaaaaatgtcaaatgcAAGAAAATAATGTtactatttattaattttttttacttacGTTATTACTCATTCTGCACTGATTGATTGACTATTTTACATTGTTACCTCATTGACCGCTTCAAGCTAGACCTCAGGAATTCACATGATACAAAGGTTATTTCAGACTGATTTCTATATTTGTTTTCCATTACAGATTGAAGAAACACAAGAAGAACAAAAAGAGCAAACATCAGCAAGACAAATCATGAGCTTCAGGAAAACAAGAATCCCAAACTGGATATCTTTTCAAATgttatgtttattatttatatgcTTTTAATATTTGTGCCACCTTATATTATGTAGTTTGTAATATGTATCTATTCTTTATAcgcaaagaaataaaatattcaaCACAATCTCTTTGTTTCCAGCCTAATGAAGGACATCACTAcctcacattttttaaatgggtttttctttgtttcacagTTACAATCAGCAGCTTCGTCCTTGTCTGAGCCATAACAAGAAGAATTCATTTTTACTCATGTTTAACTTTGTACAAACTTTCTTATAACACCACATTCTCATAATTCTTTAACAAGGCTGTATTGTACAGTCtaaacaccaaacacacatttgTAGTGAAGAACAGAAACCTCAATAGTTGTTTCTATTTGACCAATAAACAACAGGTTTAAATGTTGTGAGCTGATCAGAGTTTGATGGCTTTCCCCTAACCAGTAAGGTGAGAGTGTGGCTTTTGGTGGAAAAACTCCTCCTCGTACTGCAACAAATAACAGAACCGTCGCTCAGCTTTGAAATGTGTCTGTTGCCTGTTCTCTGAAAGCAGATGCAGCATGCGTGGTATTTCCTCTTTCACATGCCAAGAGACACATGTAGCTTTTGCATTGTgttctcctctcatctctctcttgctctctctgtctttctcctgaGTACAACTATTGGTTTGTCTCATGTAGCACCAAATTTTTGGACTTATCCTGCGTCTGCTTTACATCATAAAACTCATTTACATTGGATCAGCTGACGAACAACAAAACTTAAAAATCAAGTGTTCATTTcatatggagctttatccctatctttattcaagagagtggtctatcagtttgagagcattttttattgatttcatgTTCAAAAACCCTGtcctcgcactcaaatagcctctgcttgcgcttggatctactgtttctgctcaaactgtgtgctcgcactcagataccatgttgctcgcactcagatacaatgttgcacgcactcagatacaatgttgcttgcacagatttcctgctcgagcttcggcttttctcctcACACTCAAACTACCctggagggtgggagtggatgaacccggttaaagagtacccgcccAGACGGGACGCTCTAATACTAAAGCGAGCAcgcccacaaggaggcagggatcatttcattggtcaacagtaaatctggcattctattggttgggggattttgacagggttattacacaaaaaaatccaagcgcagggcagaaatctgagagcagaaattccgtGAGCGCACAGAAACAGCGAGCAGAAAAGCCGAAGCttgagcaggaaatctgtgcaagcaacgttgtatctgagtgcgagcaacattgtatctgagtgcgagcacacagtttgagcggaaacagagtagatccaagcacaagcagaggctatttgagtgcgagggcagggtttttgaacgtgaaatcaataaataatgctctcaaactgatagaccactctcttgaataaagatagggataaagctccatataTTTTATAGCATACAACCTAATGTAAAAGGAATAGTCTATTCATGAAAACGTCACTTTGTTTCAAACATCCCTTTGCACAGACTCCCACACACAGTATATTGATAGTTAAGTTCTAACAGGACCTCTAAATCGCAAAAGGGGGCTGATGTGTCTGCTATTAGGGAACATCACTGCCGTAACTTAGCAACTTTCAGTACGTTTTCCCCCTGACAGCAGAGGAAGTGTCTGTGTTACTCAGACTTATTGTAAGGCTGAGTAACACAGCCTTATCATTCTTATTGTAAGGCTGTGTTACTCAGCCTTACAATAAGAATGATTAAGGTTTCACTAACAGCATGATACTATATTAGTCCTGTGCTTGTGATAGTCTTATCTTAGCAGTAACTGTAACAATACAGAAGTATTCGGTTAGTCTAGTGCAGTTGTTCAGAGTATTTTTGGGTTGTGCCCCTTAAGAAATGTCAACAGATGACCCCTCATCACAGGAAGACATAAATTGTGAGCAGTTAAGCTAAAGAATTATTGTATGTTCTTCTTTTTAAGATAGGTAGGTATCTAGTATTatacaagaaaaaaagcaaaaataacagtAAATCTAGAGCTTTTTTGCGAAACAACAATATTGTTAATTTCATTATTGTTCCCTTCAAATTAACTCTGCCTAGACAGATTACTACATGTACACATCAATGAATCAGAagtattaatatatatatatgtgtgtgtgcctgtgtgtgataAATTTGGGGACATTTTGGATGAGTACTTATACCATTGATACATTTTTATACATTGTGTTGCTAATACAGTTCTTTTTTATCTTAGTAAATAAGATATTGACTTGGGGAGTTGTAAGACTCATAATGGAGTATTGTGTCattgtggtattgctacttCTGTGCAAGTAACAGATCTCAGTACTTCCTCCATCACTGGGTCCTGACATTGAGGTCAGGAATCTCTGGTTCAGAGATTGCACACTTGATTGGGATTGAAATCGAAACTCAAGAAGTGAGAGAATGTGATATATTTCTGTGGATAATGTCAATGTACCAGGCACAAATAAGATGAGAAATGTTGCTGTCTCGTCCAAATTTGTAGGCTTTTGTCAGAAACTTAAAGATCTTCGAAATGATTCACATTTTAAATCGCACTGTGTGCCTTTAAAACAGAATGAGAGCCGTGGAAAGAAACTTTAAGTATAATGCACTACAGTGTTACTCTTTGGTAACTAATCACCcttcaaaaaacaaagaaagaaagaaaaagcagaTCCATACACCGGTTTATTTGTTACCAAAATTCCATGTCACATGTGAGAAAAGCCCAAACATCACTCCTACAGAGTAGTAAGCCATTCTTTATTGGTGTGTAACTCAGCTGGTCAGGAGGTTGCGGTGAACCTTCACTTCACTTCCCCATCATAAAAAGCAGAAGAGGTCAAGTGATGTGAACACTTTCGGGGCCAACATACCGTACATGTTTAACCCAACACCCCTGACCTTTTGAGTcttttagttgtttgtttgaCACATTTTTGGGAAATGTTTCTACTTTTGTCTTTCCATTTCCCCTGTGTGTCAAAGGGACAAAAAATGTGATCCACTGCTGAAAGTAAAATTTGTAATAATTTAGTACTTCTCTAGTGTGTCCATAACTCTCTATGTTCAAATGCAGATTATGGAGCTAATCATTGTAAGGTTATGTAGCTATATGTTGAGTTCTGatataaaataatggaaatacaggtatagggctgcaactaacaattattttcattaccaATTAATCTGACAGTTGTTTTCCCAACTGATCAATTAAACGTTTTGTCTATAAATTGtaagaaaatagtgaaaaatgcccattccaatttcccagagcccaacgTCACAATTGTCCAAAACCTAAATATATTTAGTTTACTATCATATATGAccaaaaaaagcataaaatccacacatttccacacacaccagtgaatgtttggcatttttgctta encodes the following:
- the il12ba gene encoding interleukin 12Ba precursor, whose product is MNAKMKLFIVGIICALWQVSHQNPMGHWTLMPHILVVEVDGTLGQQPLSCLEFPEDLTGRGGMNEDIFWRRNGVEEEQTGNTYLLQLEESLGGGNYTCHRKDGSLLNYTVVLIQEEETNRRRILVKNGQEDYLECSAQNYNGEFHCSWTWHSSRVGKVAFIKARRVTDDSGTQCSVDASGQDWTCSSGQSNFRCSVDDSGHRILCVDEQHCPYAEETQHIHINVYVTTEHFLVENYSKHFYLSEILKPDKVNISKVNTTVIEWSYPSSWSSPYSYFPLTFQIAQLRRGCKRCDNPCTGLKATKTLTVHSTDICQFEVKHKAKAICVRAKDAFCDSQWSEWSHIRLKKHKKNKKSKHQQDKS